Proteins from a single region of Candidatus Methylomirabilota bacterium:
- a CDS encoding ABC transporter substrate-binding protein, protein MIDRRRFLAGSGAVLLVAPFAAEAQQAAKISRIGYLASNLAASPHMNEAFRQGLRDLGYVEGRNVVIEYRDAGGKFERLPALAAELVALKVDVIVASDTPAAQAAKQATRTLPIVFIGAGDPVTSGLVSSLARPGGNVTGLSLLAPELVGKRLELLKQAVPGVTRVAVLWQPGGSGGGTEKDVLKEVEVAARALGVRLQFVEARGPADFDRAFSDMTRERAGALTVLGSAMFANERRRLVDLAAKNRLPGVYGFREYVDAGGLMAYGPNVADLFQRAATYVDKILKGMKPADLPVEQPTKFELVINLKTAKALGLTIPPAVLGRADQVIK, encoded by the coding sequence GTGATAGACCGGCGCAGGTTCCTTGCTGGTAGTGGTGCGGTTCTCCTCGTCGCCCCGTTCGCCGCCGAGGCCCAGCAGGCGGCCAAGATTTCTCGAATAGGCTACCTGGCGAGCAACCTGGCCGCTAGCCCCCACATGAACGAGGCTTTTCGCCAAGGACTGCGTGACCTCGGTTACGTCGAGGGCCGCAATGTCGTGATCGAATACCGAGATGCCGGGGGGAAGTTCGAGCGGCTCCCCGCTCTCGCGGCCGAATTGGTTGCGCTCAAGGTTGATGTCATCGTGGCCTCAGACACGCCCGCCGCCCAGGCCGCTAAGCAAGCGACCAGGACCCTCCCCATTGTTTTCATTGGTGCTGGCGATCCCGTTACGAGTGGGCTCGTCAGCAGCCTTGCGCGGCCGGGCGGCAATGTCACGGGGTTGTCCCTCCTCGCCCCGGAGCTCGTCGGTAAGCGTCTGGAACTGCTCAAGCAGGCCGTTCCAGGGGTCACCCGGGTCGCTGTCCTCTGGCAGCCAGGTGGCAGCGGCGGAGGCACGGAAAAGGACGTGCTGAAGGAAGTAGAAGTCGCGGCACGGGCGCTGGGGGTGCGGCTGCAATTCGTTGAGGCGCGAGGTCCCGCCGATTTCGACAGGGCCTTCTCGGACATGACCAGGGAGCGCGCGGGTGCTCTGACTGTGTTGGGAAGCGCCATGTTCGCCAATGAACGAAGACGCCTCGTGGACCTGGCGGCAAAGAACCGGCTGCCGGGAGTGTACGGATTCCGGGAGTATGTCGATGCCGGGGGCCTTATGGCCTATGGACCGAACGTTGCTGATTTGTTTCAGCGTGCCGCTACCTATGTGGACAAGATTCTCAAGGGCATGAAGCCCGCTGACCTGCCCGTCGAGCAGCCAACGAAGTTCGAGCTGGTCATCAATCTCAAGACCGCCAAGGCCCTCGGCCTGACGATCCCGCCGGCGGTGCTGGGGCGGGCGGATCAGGTCATCAAGTGA
- a CDS encoding LLM class flavin-dependent oxidoreductase gives MAKLKFGAWIPTYAWSGGKSDPKNVKRIRESIEKCEDHGIDVWVIDHLLSAPGLYGNAWLEPLNSLAFAAALTKKVKIATGILVLPVRHPVVLAKEISTLCHLSENRYMFGVGPGWYAREYEVTGSRIEERGKRTDEIIEAVTLLLTKPNASFLGKYYQFNDVTIEPRPPKMPPIWVSGGSRVPDATDHDVPVIATTVMDRIVKAGNWLSRCSGKQEWVKRDWAQLQRHAKDMGKDPKKLTFGHCNFTHLVDTASHDKAVAQSKAPFLRAMGTHRSYEHLKECYMVGGIDRINARIDDLRKAGLQYLVLGPVSDDPKQIDLMAKKVVKHFK, from the coding sequence ATGGCCAAGCTGAAGTTCGGCGCCTGGATTCCGACGTACGCATGGAGCGGCGGCAAGAGCGACCCGAAGAACGTCAAGCGCATCCGCGAGTCCATCGAGAAGTGCGAGGACCACGGCATCGACGTCTGGGTCATCGACCACCTCCTGTCGGCGCCGGGGCTCTACGGCAATGCCTGGCTCGAACCGCTGAACTCGCTCGCCTTCGCCGCCGCGCTGACCAAGAAGGTCAAGATCGCCACGGGCATCCTGGTGCTGCCGGTGCGTCACCCGGTGGTCCTGGCGAAGGAGATCTCGACGCTCTGCCACCTCTCGGAGAACCGCTATATGTTCGGAGTCGGTCCCGGGTGGTACGCGCGCGAGTACGAGGTGACGGGCTCGCGCATCGAGGAGCGCGGGAAGCGGACCGACGAGATCATCGAGGCCGTGACGCTGCTGCTGACGAAGCCGAACGCGTCGTTCCTGGGCAAGTACTACCAGTTCAACGACGTGACCATCGAGCCCCGGCCGCCGAAGATGCCGCCCATCTGGGTCTCGGGCGGCTCGCGCGTGCCCGACGCGACCGACCACGACGTGCCGGTCATCGCCACGACGGTCATGGACCGCATCGTCAAGGCCGGCAACTGGCTCTCGCGCTGCTCGGGGAAGCAGGAGTGGGTCAAGCGTGATTGGGCGCAGCTCCAGCGGCACGCGAAGGACATGGGGAAGGATCCGAAGAAGCTCACCTTCGGGCACTGCAACTTCACCCACCTCGTGGACACCGCGAGCCACGACAAGGCCGTCGCGCAGTCGAAGGCGCCGTTCCTTCGCGCCATGGGCACCCACCGGAGCTACGAGCACCTGAAGGAGTGCTACATGGTCGGAGGGATCGACCGCATCAACGCGCGGATCGACGACCTGCGGAAGGCCGGGCTCCAGTACCTCGTGCTGGGACCGGTGTCCGACGACCCCAAGCAGATCGACCTCATGGCCAAGAAGGTCGTCAAGCACTTCAAGTAG
- a CDS encoding DUF222 domain-containing protein produces the protein MQNHSSSELDRLGDEIALLSAHLDAATARLLSMIREFDARGGWNTGFRSCAAWLSWRVGLDLGAARERVRVARALETLPLLAEALARGQVSYAKVRAITRVATPETEARLLAVGRAGTAAHVERIVRGWRRVDRRAEARETTLRHASRALHVHQDEDGMVVLRGRLEPEVGALLMQALTAAREALYQRARVPDGEVVGCTPKVRHGN, from the coding sequence ATGCAGAACCATTCCTCATCCGAGCTGGACCGGCTCGGCGACGAGATCGCCCTGCTGTCGGCGCACCTCGACGCTGCCACCGCGCGCCTTCTCTCCATGATCCGAGAGTTCGACGCCCGCGGGGGGTGGAACACGGGCTTCCGCTCCTGCGCCGCCTGGCTGAGTTGGAGGGTGGGGCTCGATCTCGGCGCGGCCCGCGAACGGGTCCGGGTCGCCCGCGCCCTCGAGACGTTGCCGCTCCTCGCCGAGGCTCTTGCCCGGGGGCAGGTGTCGTACGCCAAGGTGCGCGCCATCACGCGGGTGGCCACGCCGGAGACCGAAGCGCGGCTGCTGGCGGTGGGGCGCGCGGGCACGGCCGCGCACGTCGAGCGGATCGTACGCGGCTGGCGCCGGGTGGATCGGCGGGCCGAGGCTCGGGAGACCACCCTGCGGCATGCGAGCCGAGCCCTTCACGTCCATCAGGACGAGGACGGCATGGTGGTCCTCCGGGGACGGCTCGAGCCTGAAGTGGGCGCGCTGCTCATGCAGGCGCTCACGGCAGCCCGCGAGGCTCTCTACCAGCGAGCTCGCGTGCCGGACGGAGAGGTTGTGGGGTGCACCCCTAAAGTGAGACACGGAAACTAG